A single genomic interval of Lewinellaceae bacterium harbors:
- the dapB gene encoding 4-hydroxy-tetrahydrodipicolinate reductase, giving the protein MDILLIGYGKMGKLIHTLAEQRGHQVVKIIDVTNENELDEIADLRNLNIDVAIEFTQPEAAVKHIETCLKAGIPIVCGTTGWYDQLSEVTALCHENNGALLYASNFSIGVHLFWKMASSFAGLMDGFPEYLPRIEEWHHIHKLDAPSGTAITTAQKLVFSLSRYRSWNRMVQGLQPEGSIPIESYREGEIPGTHRIVFTSEVDQIALEHKAFNRQGFVAGAVMAAEWLPGHPGIFGIEDMLDAPPGEA; this is encoded by the coding sequence ATGGACATCCTGTTGATCGGGTACGGAAAGATGGGTAAACTGATCCACACCCTGGCTGAACAAAGAGGGCACCAGGTGGTCAAGATCATTGATGTTACCAATGAAAACGAGTTGGATGAAATAGCTGATCTCCGCAATTTAAATATTGATGTAGCTATTGAATTCACCCAGCCTGAAGCTGCCGTTAAGCACATTGAGACGTGTCTTAAGGCCGGCATCCCGATTGTTTGCGGCACCACCGGGTGGTACGATCAGCTTTCCGAAGTCACCGCATTATGCCATGAAAACAATGGAGCATTGTTGTATGCATCCAATTTCAGCATTGGCGTCCATCTTTTCTGGAAAATGGCATCCAGCTTCGCCGGCCTCATGGATGGTTTTCCCGAATACCTCCCCCGTATCGAAGAGTGGCATCACATCCACAAACTGGATGCACCCAGCGGGACGGCCATTACAACTGCACAAAAATTAGTGTTTTCCCTCTCCCGCTACAGGTCCTGGAACCGTATGGTGCAAGGACTTCAGCCGGAAGGATCCATACCCATTGAATCATACCGTGAAGGAGAGATACCTGGCACGCACCGCATTGTGTTTACTTCAGAAGTCGACCAGATTGCATTGGAACACAAGGCATTCAATCGTCAGGGATTTGTAGCCGGAGCAGTCATGGCCGCTGAATGGTTACCCGGGCATCCAGGGATATTTGGCATTGAAGACATGCTGGACGCGCCGCCCGGAGAAGCCTGA
- a CDS encoding acetyl-CoA carboxylase carboxyltransferase subunit beta, with the protein MGWFKRLKEGIQTATKFKKETPDGLWHQCTKCKETSTYKEFKENYFKCIKCGHHERIGSHDYFDLIYDGKYDELFDDLISTDFLKFTDLTSYDERIEKAHRKTGLWDAITVASGKINKKPLVTAAMDFSFIGGSMGSVVGEKIARSIDVCLREKSPLLIISKSGGARMMESAFSLMQMAKTSVKLTQLADARIPYFSLMTDPTTGGVTASFAMLGDVNFAEPNALIGFAGPRVIKETIKKDLPEGFQSSEYLLEHGFLDFIIDRSQLKERLVELMDFFG; encoded by the coding sequence ATGGGTTGGTTTAAAAGACTTAAAGAAGGTATTCAGACTGCTACTAAGTTTAAAAAGGAAACTCCGGATGGTCTTTGGCACCAATGTACCAAGTGCAAAGAGACCTCTACCTATAAAGAATTCAAGGAGAATTACTTCAAATGCATTAAATGTGGCCATCACGAAAGGATAGGCTCTCACGATTATTTTGACCTGATCTATGACGGGAAGTACGATGAACTTTTCGATGATCTTATATCGACTGATTTTCTGAAATTCACCGACTTGACATCCTACGATGAGCGTATTGAAAAGGCCCATCGTAAGACCGGCCTGTGGGATGCGATCACGGTAGCCTCCGGGAAAATCAATAAAAAGCCGCTGGTTACCGCAGCCATGGATTTTTCGTTTATCGGAGGTTCTATGGGCTCCGTGGTAGGAGAAAAGATTGCCCGTAGCATCGATGTGTGTCTGCGGGAAAAATCGCCGCTGCTCATCATCTCAAAATCGGGTGGTGCACGCATGATGGAATCAGCCTTTTCATTGATGCAAATGGCAAAGACTTCTGTAAAACTTACTCAGCTGGCAGACGCCAGAATTCCATATTTTTCATTGATGACGGATCCTACCACAGGGGGGGTAACCGCTTCTTTCGCCATGCTCGGCGATGTCAATTTTGCCGAACCTAATGCTTTGATCGGATTTGCCGGACCCCGCGTGATCAAAGAAACCATAAAGAAGGACCTGCCGGAAGGGTTCCAGTCTTCGGAATACCTTCTTGAGCACGGCTTCCTGGATTTTATCATTGACCGGTCACAACTCAAGGAAAGGCTGGTTGAATTGATGGACTTTTTCGGATAA
- a CDS encoding NUDIX hydrolase N-terminal domain-containing protein, producing the protein MQASLKTAQHPFFEYLKRVRAIAHIGLVYAENDYQKERNQEIIDLTQEMVQQLTDIPMKQIKGYFAAPTEYITPKVDVRAVVFDPDGRLLMVREKADGMWALPGGWADIGLSPSECAVKETFEETGFTVEPKKLLAAVDAKYFNHPPQPHAIYKLFIECYLTGGEAQITHDILEVGFFDLHEMPPLSLERNSQDQIDLVFAYRDNPDKLVTFN; encoded by the coding sequence ATGCAAGCAAGTTTGAAAACTGCGCAACACCCTTTTTTCGAGTACCTCAAGCGTGTCAGGGCAATTGCACATATCGGATTGGTTTACGCTGAAAATGATTATCAGAAAGAACGTAACCAGGAGATCATCGATTTGACACAGGAAATGGTCCAGCAGTTGACGGACATTCCCATGAAACAAATCAAGGGTTACTTTGCTGCGCCTACCGAGTACATCACTCCGAAGGTAGATGTCCGGGCCGTGGTATTTGACCCGGATGGCCGGCTACTGATGGTTAGGGAAAAGGCCGATGGAATGTGGGCCCTACCGGGCGGCTGGGCTGACATTGGTCTTTCTCCCAGTGAGTGCGCGGTCAAAGAAACTTTTGAAGAAACCGGCTTTACCGTTGAGCCTAAAAAGTTGTTGGCTGCCGTTGATGCCAAATATTTCAACCACCCTCCACAGCCCCACGCGATCTATAAACTATTTATTGAATGTTACCTCACCGGAGGGGAAGCGCAAATCACCCATGATATTCTCGAAGTTGGATTTTTTGACCTTCATGAAATGCCTCCGCTTTCTCTGGAGCGTAACTCTCAGGACCAGATTGACCTGGTATTCGCCTACCGGGATAACCCGGATAAACTGGTGACCTTTAATTAG
- the bshC gene encoding bacillithiol biosynthesis cysteine-adding enzyme BshC — protein MHLTYIDYDDLPFIASRDLHYLKQDPALRPFYTYEPVIESFPRLIEQRKKHPVDRNLLVDALLRQYQDRQTDTLTLDQIDKLRSENTFTVITAHQPSLFTGPLYYIYKILSCINLSKQIEAHNPDVRIIPLFILGGEDHDFAEINHLHLGDKTIEWQHPQTGGACGRLSLEGLPECIEDVKRILGDGSFTEEVIRTLRTCYTGNYNYAEATIRFIHYLFGRMGLVILNMDEPGFKSAFKKIIIDDLVAHRSATLVPPVQAELEAAGYQAQAYVRDINLFYFHGNQRERIDQDEEGYFLVESLQRFTRQELLNLAEQHPERFSPNVILRPLYQETIVPNLAYIGGGGELAYWLERKRQFDFYGLPFPMLVRRNSAAWLDQHAQASIRKGGLPLTDYFVSNTDGLIADYIRDTSHISLDGSREAMEELFNDMKQQGMSIDPKLNYPIEGVKVRMNKYLDRLEQKMVRAEKRKQEPVINRLLHNHHLLFPNHTLQERYNNFLPIYTRQGSHWLDALLPYFDPLDPRFLLFEE, from the coding sequence ATGCATTTGACCTATATTGATTACGACGATTTGCCTTTCATAGCTTCCCGCGACCTGCACTACCTCAAACAAGATCCAGCACTCCGCCCTTTTTACACGTACGAACCTGTCATTGAATCCTTTCCCAGGCTGATCGAACAACGGAAAAAACATCCTGTAGACCGTAATCTGCTGGTTGATGCATTGCTACGGCAATATCAGGACCGGCAAACCGATACGCTGACGCTGGACCAGATAGATAAATTGCGTTCTGAAAATACCTTTACCGTCATCACCGCCCACCAACCCAGCTTATTCACGGGTCCACTTTATTACATCTACAAAATTCTATCCTGCATCAACCTGAGTAAGCAGATCGAAGCACACAATCCGGATGTACGTATTATTCCGCTCTTTATCCTTGGCGGTGAGGATCACGACTTCGCAGAGATCAATCACCTTCATCTAGGAGACAAAACCATTGAATGGCAGCACCCCCAGACCGGAGGTGCCTGTGGGAGGCTCTCCCTGGAAGGACTTCCGGAATGCATCGAAGATGTGAAGCGCATCCTGGGTGATGGTTCCTTTACGGAAGAGGTGATCCGCACGCTGCGTACCTGTTATACCGGCAATTACAATTACGCGGAAGCGACCATTCGATTTATTCATTACCTATTCGGCCGCATGGGTCTGGTCATCCTCAACATGGATGAACCAGGCTTTAAATCTGCGTTTAAAAAGATCATCATCGACGATCTGGTGGCACACCGGTCAGCCACACTGGTACCGCCGGTGCAGGCAGAGCTGGAAGCAGCCGGATATCAAGCGCAGGCTTATGTACGCGACATCAATCTTTTCTACTTTCACGGGAATCAACGTGAACGCATTGATCAGGATGAAGAAGGGTATTTTTTGGTTGAAAGCCTGCAGCGCTTTACACGTCAGGAATTACTGAACCTGGCAGAGCAGCATCCGGAACGATTCAGTCCAAACGTGATCTTACGCCCCTTATATCAGGAAACCATCGTGCCAAACCTTGCCTACATCGGAGGAGGTGGCGAGTTAGCCTATTGGCTGGAACGCAAACGGCAATTTGATTTCTACGGATTGCCATTCCCAATGCTCGTGCGGCGAAATTCAGCTGCCTGGCTGGATCAGCATGCTCAGGCCAGCATCCGGAAAGGAGGTCTGCCCCTGACCGATTATTTTGTCTCCAACACGGATGGTTTGATTGCCGATTATATCCGGGACACCAGCCACATCAGCCTTGACGGATCACGGGAAGCAATGGAAGAACTCTTTAATGATATGAAGCAACAGGGAATGTCAATCGATCCGAAGCTGAACTATCCGATTGAGGGTGTCAAGGTCCGCATGAATAAATACCTGGACCGGCTGGAACAAAAAATGGTCCGGGCCGAAAAAAGGAAACAGGAACCTGTGATCAACCGCCTGCTCCACAACCATCACCTATTATTCCCGAACCATACCCTGCAGGAGCGGTACAATAACTTCCTGCCCATCTACACCCGACAGGGAAGTCACTGGCTGGATGCACTCCTACCCTACTTTGATCCGCTCGATCCCCGGTTTTTATTGTTTGAGGAATAG
- a CDS encoding PorT family protein, which yields MKRMYLLLLIGLALSTTPAMAQFKFGFKGGLSSYNLSPNDLIISNSESLKDLDIKVQQADLGIHFGILAQINLGGFFIQPEAVFNSNSVAFNIQDFRETDVIQKTLHEKYQYLDIPVLFGPRLGPFRLGIGPVGHVFINSTSELFDLDGYSQKFKELTYGWQGGIGIDLWKFQIDLRYEGNFSKFGDHIVWNNTQFNFDQSPSRMIASLAITL from the coding sequence ATGAAAAGGATGTATCTTCTCTTATTGATCGGTTTGGCCTTGTCAACAACCCCGGCAATGGCTCAATTCAAATTTGGATTCAAAGGCGGACTGAGTTCCTACAACCTGAGTCCCAATGATTTGATCATATCCAATTCGGAGTCCTTAAAAGACCTGGACATCAAAGTTCAGCAGGCCGATTTGGGAATCCATTTTGGAATACTGGCGCAGATCAACCTGGGCGGATTCTTCATCCAGCCTGAAGCCGTCTTTAATTCCAATAGTGTAGCCTTTAACATACAGGACTTTCGGGAGACCGATGTCATTCAGAAAACATTGCATGAAAAATACCAGTATCTGGACATACCTGTTTTATTTGGACCCCGTCTGGGGCCTTTCCGGCTGGGCATAGGTCCGGTGGGGCACGTCTTTATAAATTCCACTTCTGAATTGTTCGATCTGGATGGTTACAGTCAGAAGTTTAAGGAATTGACTTACGGCTGGCAGGGTGGTATCGGTATTGATCTTTGGAAATTTCAGATCGATCTGCGGTACGAAGGCAATTTCTCAAAATTCGGCGATCACATTGTCTGGAATAACACCCAATTTAATTTTGATCAAAGCCCCAGCAGAATGATCGCTTCATTGGCAATAACCTTATAG
- a CDS encoding YihA family ribosome biogenesis GTP-binding protein: protein MKISEVDFKGSFVYLDQCPADGMPEYAFIGRSNVGKSSLINLLTNRKEIAKVSGSPGKTQTLNFFLVDQSWYLVDLPGYGYARISKKQRQRWKQMIENYIGKRTTLINTFVLIDSNIPPQPIDLQFINWLGEAGIPFSIVYTKEDKSKSLELAQNHQAFRREMLKSWSEMPPEFHTSTVTKMGDDSILMYIANLNEGLR from the coding sequence ATGAAGATCAGTGAAGTCGACTTTAAAGGGAGTTTTGTCTATCTCGATCAGTGCCCTGCAGACGGAATGCCCGAATATGCCTTTATTGGACGAAGTAATGTAGGGAAATCCAGCCTGATCAACCTTCTGACCAACCGTAAGGAGATTGCTAAAGTATCCGGTTCGCCGGGTAAGACTCAGACCTTGAATTTCTTTCTGGTGGATCAGTCCTGGTATCTGGTAGACCTGCCCGGATATGGGTATGCCCGGATTTCGAAAAAGCAAAGGCAACGCTGGAAGCAAATGATCGAAAACTACATTGGCAAGCGGACGACACTGATCAACACCTTTGTACTGATCGACAGCAACATTCCACCACAGCCTATAGATTTGCAATTCATCAACTGGCTTGGAGAGGCCGGGATACCTTTCAGTATCGTATACACCAAAGAAGACAAATCCAAAAGTCTGGAACTGGCCCAGAATCACCAGGCTTTTCGGCGTGAAATGCTGAAATCCTGGAGCGAAATGCCTCCTGAATTCCACACCTCCACTGTGACAAAAATGGGGGATGACAGCATATTAATGTATATTGCAAATCTGAATGAGGGTTTAAGGTAA
- a CDS encoding 1-acyl-sn-glycerol-3-phosphate acyltransferase, protein MSKDPVYKIYPQIWPNLEDWPIYKLSEDRLAFIEEVNQYAYQNLKAKHGDNLETLLSKTIYLEKIRIKEEPWKADPPQETLFWKRLLSRLKDAYFSENRTQIEDDLLRIIIQRYTEEIVGNFKIKTFKFARKALTAFFHRLLNTAASRNFMRMFATKHRLYERMKVQGPIDKIRTLAQKGTLVVVPTHFSNLDSILIGYALDQVMGLPAFSYGAGLNLYNSEFFGYFMNRLGAYRVDRRKKNPIYLEVLKSMSTLSIERGVHSLFFPGGTRSRDGALEDRLKLGLMGTIIEAQREIFKKEKKTKIFIIPLVLSYHSVLEANYLINQHLARIGKEKYLTAEDEFKSITNILNFAWKFFSASSDITLSFGNPIDIAGNDVDDDGNSFNEHGMPIEVKDYFVLNNELGVNEQREQVYTKLLGEKIGERFLKENIVLSSHAVAFGAFEVLKKQLRENDLFSVLRLPEEDFVFDQELFNRYISVLQKALIDAEQAGRLKLSRKIRGSVQELIEDGIRNLGVFHAKKPIEINNQGQLVSEDFKVLFYYHNRLTGYELDLEVEDRMKSSAVTAKNA, encoded by the coding sequence ATGAGTAAGGATCCTGTTTATAAAATATATCCTCAGATCTGGCCCAACCTGGAAGACTGGCCAATCTATAAGCTGAGTGAAGACCGGTTGGCTTTTATAGAAGAAGTCAATCAATACGCTTATCAGAACCTGAAAGCCAAGCACGGTGACAATCTGGAGACCTTACTGTCCAAGACCATCTATCTTGAGAAGATCCGGATCAAAGAAGAACCCTGGAAGGCGGACCCACCTCAGGAAACCCTGTTTTGGAAACGACTGCTCTCCCGGCTGAAAGACGCCTATTTTTCTGAAAACAGGACGCAGATAGAAGATGACCTCCTGCGCATCATCATTCAGCGATATACCGAAGAGATCGTCGGGAATTTTAAGATCAAAACCTTCAAGTTTGCCAGGAAAGCCCTGACAGCATTTTTTCACCGCCTGCTGAACACCGCTGCCAGCCGTAATTTTATGCGGATGTTTGCGACCAAACACCGGCTTTACGAGCGAATGAAAGTGCAGGGTCCTATCGATAAAATCAGGACGCTCGCTCAGAAAGGAACTCTGGTGGTGGTACCTACCCATTTCAGCAATCTGGATTCCATTCTTATAGGCTATGCCCTGGATCAGGTCATGGGATTGCCGGCATTTTCCTATGGAGCCGGACTGAATCTTTACAATAGCGAGTTTTTCGGTTATTTTATGAACCGTCTTGGCGCCTACCGGGTAGACCGGCGCAAGAAAAATCCCATTTACCTGGAGGTTCTGAAATCCATGAGTACCCTGTCCATCGAAAGGGGTGTCCATAGCTTATTTTTTCCGGGTGGAACACGGTCCCGTGATGGCGCCCTGGAAGACCGGTTGAAACTTGGATTGATGGGTACGATCATTGAAGCCCAGCGTGAAATATTCAAGAAGGAGAAAAAAACGAAGATCTTTATCATACCACTGGTACTGAGTTATCACAGTGTACTGGAAGCCAATTACCTGATCAACCAGCATCTTGCAAGGATCGGCAAGGAAAAATACCTGACTGCAGAGGATGAGTTCAAGAGCATTACGAACATTCTGAACTTCGCCTGGAAGTTCTTCTCTGCCAGTTCGGACATAACCCTGTCATTTGGTAATCCCATAGATATTGCCGGTAATGATGTTGACGATGATGGCAATAGTTTTAACGAACACGGAATGCCGATCGAGGTGAAAGATTACTTTGTTCTCAACAATGAGTTGGGCGTCAATGAGCAGCGTGAACAAGTCTATACCAAATTGTTGGGTGAGAAGATCGGCGAACGTTTTCTGAAAGAGAATATCGTACTGAGCAGTCATGCTGTGGCATTTGGTGCCTTTGAGGTCCTGAAAAAACAGCTCAGGGAAAACGACCTGTTCAGTGTATTGCGACTACCGGAAGAGGATTTCGTGTTTGACCAGGAATTATTCAATCGTTACATCTCCGTCCTGCAGAAAGCCCTGATTGATGCCGAACAGGCAGGAAGGTTAAAACTATCACGGAAAATACGTGGATCGGTGCAGGAGCTGATTGAGGACGGTATACGTAATCTGGGCGTCTTTCATGCCAAGAAACCAATTGAAATCAACAATCAGGGGCAATTGGTCAGCGAGGACTTTAAAGTGTTGTTTTACTACCATAACCGACTTACCGGATATGAGCTGGATCTTGAAGTGGAAGATCGAATGAAGTCGAGTGCCGTTACGGCAAAAAATGCCTGA
- a CDS encoding exonuclease domain-containing protein yields MFIVFDLETTCWDGNPPTEIREVIEIGALRLDRFGHVQSQFNRFVRPTHFPMLSPFCKRLTSITQIDVNRSSTFDRAIKEFYDWIRPEDDEYLLCAWGNFDQKQLMRECDMHQVDSLWLEPYINIKKQYHRIRRLKHTHGLKSTVQREGFEFEGHHHRAEADALNLAKIVSKFVDEWMF; encoded by the coding sequence ATGTTCATTGTATTTGACCTGGAAACGACATGCTGGGATGGTAACCCGCCTACGGAGATCAGGGAGGTGATCGAGATCGGAGCCCTTCGGCTGGACCGGTTCGGACATGTGCAAAGTCAGTTTAATCGTTTTGTCCGGCCTACTCATTTTCCAATGTTGTCCCCATTCTGCAAGAGACTCACCTCCATAACCCAGATTGATGTCAACCGGTCGTCCACATTCGACCGGGCCATCAAAGAATTCTACGACTGGATCAGACCGGAAGATGATGAATACCTGCTCTGCGCCTGGGGCAATTTTGACCAGAAGCAACTTATGCGGGAATGTGATATGCACCAGGTCGACAGTCTGTGGCTGGAACCTTACATAAACATCAAGAAACAATACCACCGGATCCGTAGATTGAAGCATACCCATGGCCTGAAGTCCACCGTACAGCGGGAAGGTTTTGAGTTTGAAGGGCACCATCACCGGGCTGAAGCAGATGCCCTTAATCTGGCCAAGATTGTCTCGAAATTTGTCGATGAATGGATGTTCTGA
- a CDS encoding SCP2 sterol-binding domain-containing protein: protein MNARDFIFKLPEKVRKEAVEGMETIFHFELSGDDGGEYTLSLKDGVLTANEGLVGDPRCVVKSSGDNFMKVVTGDLNPLMAILTGKLKVSNQGEMVRYAKIFGLM from the coding sequence ATGAATGCACGTGACTTTATATTTAAACTTCCGGAGAAAGTAAGGAAGGAGGCCGTTGAAGGAATGGAGACAATCTTTCATTTTGAATTATCCGGTGACGATGGAGGCGAATACACCCTGTCCCTTAAAGACGGTGTACTGACTGCAAATGAAGGCCTGGTGGGCGATCCGCGGTGTGTTGTGAAATCAAGTGGCGATAATTTTATGAAAGTGGTAACCGGCGATCTCAATCCACTGATGGCCATTCTGACAGGTAAACTTAAAGTGTCAAATCAGGGTGAGATGGTTCGTTATGCCAAGATTTTTGGCTTGATGTAA
- a CDS encoding ParB/RepB/Spo0J family partition protein — MAKQDSKQELGKGIRALLSGNSELSTLHTTKSPGTGNTITEISVDQIEVNPFQPRNAFDETAINELAASIKNHGIIQPLTIRKLSNDDFQLISGERRLRAAKIAGLKKVPAYIRTADDQSMLEMALVENIQRQDLNPLEVAISLKRLLEECDLTHDALSDRVAKDRSTVTNYIRLLKLPPEVQHALKASEISMGHAKAILSLDGIDKQLIVFREIIQKQLSVRATEEFARSLQQPRSGQKAKSPSGSLPFQYEQVRKDLTSTFDTKVDIQLKGKSKGFIQIHFNSDDEFNHILDQIK, encoded by the coding sequence GTGGCAAAACAAGATAGCAAACAAGAACTCGGTAAGGGTATCCGCGCTTTATTAAGCGGAAATAGTGAACTTTCTACCCTCCATACGACCAAAAGCCCCGGGACTGGCAACACCATTACCGAAATATCGGTAGACCAGATCGAGGTTAACCCGTTTCAGCCCAGAAATGCTTTTGATGAAACAGCCATCAATGAATTGGCTGCATCCATCAAAAACCATGGTATCATCCAGCCGCTGACCATACGTAAATTATCCAATGATGACTTCCAACTGATATCCGGGGAACGCCGTTTGCGTGCGGCCAAAATAGCCGGATTGAAAAAAGTGCCTGCCTACATCCGGACGGCTGATGACCAAAGCATGCTGGAAATGGCTCTTGTCGAAAACATCCAACGACAAGACCTCAACCCTCTGGAAGTAGCCATATCCCTGAAACGACTGCTGGAAGAATGTGACCTGACTCATGATGCCCTTTCTGACCGGGTGGCCAAAGACCGGAGTACCGTAACCAACTACATCCGACTGCTTAAGCTGCCGCCAGAAGTACAGCATGCCCTGAAAGCCAGCGAGATCAGTATGGGACATGCCAAAGCCATTCTTTCGCTGGATGGCATCGATAAGCAATTGATTGTGTTCCGGGAGATAATCCAAAAGCAATTGTCTGTCCGCGCAACCGAAGAATTTGCGCGTTCTCTCCAGCAACCAAGGTCTGGACAAAAGGCCAAGTCACCATCAGGAAGCCTGCCCTTTCAATACGAACAGGTTCGCAAAGACCTCACCAGTACATTTGATACGAAAGTTGATATCCAGCTTAAAGGTAAAAGCAAGGGATTCATACAGATTCATTTCAATTCAGATGATGAATTCAATCATATCCTGGATCAAATCAAATAG
- a CDS encoding ParA family protein encodes MGKIIAIANQKGGVGKTTTAINLAAALAILEYKILLVDADPQANASSCAGIDLEQMEYSLYDCMISQVPVDQAIMPSETPNLHVLPSHVDLVGAEIELPGVKRREYVMRDLLEPLKNQYDFIFIDCLPSLGLITLNALTAADAVIIPIQCEIFALEGLAKLKNTITLVQEHLNPELEVEGILLSMYDQRLRLANMVLEEIRNNSEYPVFTTVIHRNSKISEAPGLHRPVIMYDASSKGTANFLNLADEFLQKNSTIQSVNS; translated from the coding sequence ATGGGGAAAATCATCGCAATAGCCAATCAAAAGGGTGGCGTCGGAAAAACCACCACAGCTATCAACCTGGCAGCGGCACTTGCCATTCTAGAATACAAGATCCTGCTTGTCGATGCCGATCCTCAGGCTAATGCCAGCTCCTGTGCCGGTATCGACCTCGAGCAGATGGAATACTCATTGTACGACTGTATGATCAGCCAGGTACCAGTCGATCAGGCGATAATGCCTTCCGAGACCCCTAACCTCCATGTTTTACCCTCACATGTCGATCTGGTAGGTGCGGAAATCGAACTTCCGGGAGTGAAACGCAGAGAATATGTAATGCGTGATTTGCTGGAGCCCCTGAAAAACCAGTATGACTTCATCTTCATCGATTGCCTGCCCTCACTGGGTTTGATCACGCTGAATGCCCTGACCGCCGCAGATGCTGTTATCATACCCATCCAATGTGAAATATTCGCGCTGGAAGGCCTGGCAAAACTTAAAAACACCATTACCCTGGTTCAGGAACACCTGAACCCGGAACTCGAGGTGGAAGGCATCCTCCTATCGATGTATGACCAACGCCTGCGATTGGCTAACATGGTATTGGAAGAGATCCGCAACAACTCCGAATATCCGGTATTTACCACCGTGATCCACCGCAATTCCAAAATCAGTGAAGCGCCCGGATTGCATCGCCCGGTCATTATGTATGATGCGTCCAGCAAAGGCACCGCAAACTTTCTTAATCTGGCCGACGAGTTCCTGCAAAAGAATTCAACCATCCAATCCGTAAACTCTTAA
- a CDS encoding metal-dependent hydrolase — protein MKITYFGHSCVEVITGGKKLLFDPFISQNPLAKSVNITSFNPDFILLSHGHGDHVQDAVQIAKSSESTFISCFELVSWVEEKGLKGHPMNIGGKWKFDFGTVKLVQAVHSSKLPDGQYGGPEAGFVIWNEEDCFYFAGDTALTMDMQLIPMICPPLQVALLPIGDNFTMGYEDAVVAADFIQCETVIGIHYDTFGYITIDKQAARKAFESVGKELILLDIGQTLTI, from the coding sequence ATGAAGATAACCTATTTTGGCCATTCCTGTGTGGAGGTGATTACCGGCGGCAAAAAGCTGCTGTTTGACCCATTCATTTCTCAAAATCCATTGGCGAAATCGGTCAATATAACTTCATTCAACCCTGATTTCATACTGCTTTCTCATGGTCACGGCGATCACGTTCAGGATGCTGTCCAGATCGCGAAATCCAGCGAGTCTACTTTTATTTCGTGTTTTGAGCTGGTAAGCTGGGTCGAAGAAAAAGGATTGAAAGGGCACCCGATGAACATCGGTGGTAAATGGAAATTTGATTTCGGAACCGTCAAGCTGGTTCAGGCAGTACATTCTTCCAAATTACCGGACGGGCAATACGGAGGACCGGAAGCAGGATTCGTAATCTGGAACGAAGAGGATTGTTTTTATTTCGCAGGCGACACGGCGCTTACTATGGATATGCAATTAATTCCTATGATTTGTCCACCTCTCCAGGTAGCTTTACTGCCAATAGGTGATAACTTTACCATGGGATATGAAGATGCAGTTGTGGCTGCAGACTTCATCCAGTGCGAAACTGTCATTGGAATTCACTACGACACCTTCGGTTACATTACCATTGATAAGCAAGCTGCACGGAAGGCGTTTGAATCCGTAGGTAAAGAATTGATCTTGTTAGATATTGGACAAACTTTAACCATCTGA